Proteins found in one Nocardia brasiliensis ATCC 700358 genomic segment:
- a CDS encoding DNA-directed RNA polymerase subunit beta produces the protein MPVSPQTDADHAVAVAAIPGAPHRLSFARVQEPIDVPKLLDLQTDSFGWLIGTPDWRARALARGETDPVGGLEEILAELSPVEDFAGSMSLSFSDPRFEEVKASIDECKDKDMTYAAPLFVTAEFINNNTGEIKSQTVFMGDFPMMTDKGTFIINGTERVVVSQLTRSPGVYFDHSVDKTTDKNLYSVRVIPSRGAWLEFDIDKRDTVGVRIDRKRRQPVTVLLKALGWSPEQIAERFGFSEVMLSTLAKDHTSGADEALLDIHRKLRPGEPPTKESAQNLLENLLFKEKRYDLARVGRYKTNKKLGITDSTTTTLTETDLIATIEYLAHLHAGDKTMTGPGGAEIPVELDDIDHFGNRRVRTVGELIQNQIRIGLSRMERVVRERMTTQDVEAITPQTLINIRPVSASIKEFFGTSQLSQFMMQDNPLAGLTHKRRLSALGPGGLTRERASLEVRDIHFSHYGRMCPIETPEGPSIGLIGYLSVYARVNPFGFIETPYRRVAGGQVTDEIVYLTADEEERYVRAQANSPVDADRRLSESKVLARRFGEEVEYVAPSAVDFMDVSPRQMVSVASAMIPFLEHDDANRALMGANMQRQAVPLIRSEAPIVGTGMELRASIDAGDLVLNDKAGVVEEVSADYITVMADDGTRRSYRLRKFARSNQGNCYNQRPIVDEGQRVETGQVLADGPCTENGEMALGKNLLVAIMPWEGHNYEDAIILSQRLVEEDVLTSIHIEEHEIDARDTKLGAEEITRDIPNVSDEVLADLDERGIVRIGAEVRDGDILVGKVTPKGETELTPEERLLRAIFGEKAREVRDTSLKVPHGESGKVIGIRVFSREDDDDLPPGVNELVRVYVAQKRKIQDGDKLAGRHGNKGVIGKILPTEDMPFLPDGTPVDIILNTHGVPRRMNIGQILETHLGWIGKAGWEIQGAPEWAAALPEALRSAPPNSNIATPVFDGAQDAELAGLLGSTLPNRDGDVLVGADGKATLFDGRSGEPFPYPVAVGYMYILKLHHLVDDKIHARSTGPYSMITQQPLGGKAQFGGQRFGEMECWAMQAYGAAYTLQELLTIKSDDIVGRVKVYEAIVKGENIPEPGIPESFKVLLKELQSLCLNVEVLSAEGLAIEMRDGDDEDLERAAANLGINLSRNEATVDDLPS, from the coding sequence GTGCCCGTATCGCCCCAGACCGACGCCGATCACGCCGTGGCCGTTGCCGCTATCCCCGGAGCACCGCACCGGCTGTCTTTCGCCAGAGTGCAAGAACCCATCGATGTGCCGAAGCTGCTCGACCTGCAAACCGATTCGTTCGGCTGGCTGATCGGCACACCGGACTGGCGCGCCAGGGCGCTCGCCCGCGGCGAAACCGACCCGGTCGGTGGACTCGAGGAAATCCTCGCGGAACTGTCCCCGGTCGAGGATTTCGCCGGCTCGATGTCGCTGTCTTTCTCCGATCCTCGGTTCGAAGAGGTCAAGGCCTCGATCGACGAGTGCAAAGACAAGGACATGACCTACGCGGCGCCGCTGTTCGTCACCGCGGAGTTCATCAACAACAATACCGGCGAGATCAAGAGCCAGACGGTCTTCATGGGTGATTTCCCGATGATGACCGACAAGGGCACGTTCATCATCAACGGCACCGAGCGCGTCGTCGTCTCACAGCTGACCCGCTCGCCCGGAGTTTATTTCGATCACTCGGTGGACAAGACCACCGATAAGAATCTGTACAGCGTGCGCGTCATCCCGTCGCGTGGCGCGTGGCTGGAGTTCGACATCGACAAGCGCGACACCGTCGGCGTCCGCATCGACCGCAAGCGCCGCCAGCCGGTGACGGTACTGCTCAAGGCGCTCGGCTGGAGTCCGGAACAGATCGCCGAGCGGTTCGGCTTCTCCGAGGTCATGCTGTCGACCCTGGCGAAAGACCACACGAGCGGCGCCGACGAGGCGCTGCTGGACATCCATCGCAAGCTGCGTCCAGGTGAGCCGCCGACCAAGGAGTCCGCGCAGAACCTGCTGGAGAATCTGCTCTTCAAGGAGAAGCGCTACGACCTCGCGCGCGTGGGTCGCTACAAGACCAACAAGAAACTCGGCATCACCGACAGCACCACGACCACGCTCACCGAGACAGACCTGATCGCGACCATCGAGTACCTGGCACACCTGCACGCCGGCGACAAGACGATGACGGGGCCCGGCGGTGCCGAGATCCCGGTCGAACTCGACGATATCGATCACTTCGGCAACCGTCGCGTCCGTACCGTCGGCGAGCTGATCCAGAACCAGATCCGCATCGGCCTGTCCCGGATGGAGCGGGTGGTCCGCGAGCGGATGACCACCCAGGACGTCGAGGCGATCACGCCGCAGACCCTGATCAACATCCGCCCGGTGAGCGCGTCGATCAAGGAGTTCTTCGGCACCTCGCAGCTCTCGCAGTTCATGATGCAGGACAACCCGCTCGCCGGGCTCACGCACAAGCGCCGCCTGTCCGCCCTCGGCCCCGGCGGCCTGACCAGGGAACGCGCCAGCCTCGAGGTGCGCGACATCCACTTCAGCCACTACGGCCGGATGTGCCCGATCGAAACGCCGGAAGGCCCGAGTATCGGTCTGATCGGCTACCTTTCGGTGTACGCGCGGGTCAATCCGTTCGGCTTCATCGAGACGCCGTACCGCCGGGTGGCCGGCGGGCAGGTCACCGACGAGATCGTCTACCTCACCGCCGACGAAGAAGAGCGCTACGTGCGCGCGCAGGCCAACTCGCCGGTCGACGCCGACCGGCGCCTGTCCGAAAGCAAGGTGCTGGCACGGCGTTTCGGCGAGGAGGTGGAATACGTCGCCCCGTCGGCGGTCGACTTCATGGATGTCTCACCGCGCCAGATGGTTTCGGTCGCCTCGGCGATGATTCCCTTCCTGGAACACGACGACGCCAACCGCGCCCTGATGGGTGCGAACATGCAGCGTCAGGCCGTGCCGCTGATCCGTTCCGAGGCCCCGATCGTCGGCACCGGCATGGAATTGCGCGCATCCATCGACGCCGGCGACCTGGTCCTCAATGACAAAGCCGGTGTGGTGGAAGAGGTTTCGGCCGACTACATCACCGTCATGGCCGATGACGGCACCCGGCGCAGCTACCGGTTACGCAAGTTCGCGCGCTCGAATCAAGGCAACTGCTACAACCAGCGGCCGATCGTGGACGAGGGGCAGCGGGTCGAGACCGGTCAGGTGCTCGCCGATGGTCCGTGCACCGAGAACGGTGAGATGGCGCTGGGCAAGAACCTGCTCGTGGCGATCATGCCGTGGGAGGGCCACAACTACGAGGACGCGATCATCCTGTCGCAGCGCCTCGTGGAAGAGGACGTGCTGACCTCGATCCATATCGAAGAGCACGAGATCGATGCCCGCGACACCAAACTCGGTGCCGAGGAGATCACCCGCGATATCCCCAACGTCTCCGACGAGGTCCTGGCCGACCTCGACGAGCGCGGCATCGTGCGCATCGGCGCGGAGGTCCGTGACGGTGACATCCTGGTCGGCAAGGTCACCCCGAAGGGCGAGACCGAGCTGACCCCGGAAGAGCGGTTGCTGCGCGCGATCTTCGGGGAGAAGGCCCGTGAGGTGCGTGACACCTCGCTCAAGGTGCCCCACGGTGAGTCCGGCAAGGTCATCGGTATCCGGGTGTTCTCCCGCGAGGACGACGACGACCTGCCTCCCGGTGTGAACGAGCTGGTGCGCGTCTACGTCGCGCAGAAGCGCAAGATCCAGGACGGTGACAAGCTCGCCGGTCGCCACGGCAACAAGGGTGTCATCGGCAAGATCCTGCCCACCGAGGACATGCCCTTCCTGCCCGACGGCACCCCGGTCGACATCATCCTCAACACCCACGGCGTGCCGCGTCGTATGAACATCGGCCAGATCCTGGAAACCCACCTCGGGTGGATCGGCAAGGCCGGCTGGGAGATTCAGGGTGCACCGGAGTGGGCCGCGGCGCTGCCCGAAGCACTGCGGTCCGCGCCGCCGAACAGCAATATCGCGACGCCGGTCTTCGACGGCGCCCAGGATGCCGAACTTGCCGGGCTGCTCGGGTCGACGCTGCCCAATCGGGACGGCGACGTGCTGGTGGGCGCGGACGGGAAAGCGACGCTGTTCGACGGGCGTTCGGGTGAACCGTTCCCGTACCCGGTGGCGGTCGGCTACATGTACATCCTGAAGCTGCACCACCTGGTCGACGACAAGATCCACGCCCGTTCGACCGGTCCGTACTCGATGATCACCCAGCAGCCGCTCGGCGGTAAGGCCCAGTTCGGTGGCCAGCGCTTCGGTGAAATGGAGTGCTGGGCGATGCAGGCCTACGGCGCGGCTTACACGCTGCAGGAACTGCTCACCATCAAGTCCGACGACATCGTGGGTCGCGTGAAGGTCTACGAGGCGATCGTCAAGGGCGAGAACATTCCGGAGCCGGGCATTCCGGAGTCGTTCAAGGTGCTCCTCAAGGAACTCCAGTCGCTGTGCCTCAACGTCGAAGTCCTCTCCGCGGAAGGCCTCGCGATCGAGATGCGTGACGGCGACGACGAGGACCTGGAGCGCGCGGCCGCGAACCTGGGCATCAACCTGTCCAGGAACGAGGCCACGGTGGACGACCTGCCCAGCTGA
- a CDS encoding alpha/beta fold hydrolase: MPHAKAADGVRLAYQTAGAGTPLVLLAGQANNHHWWDGIRTDFETRYRTVTVDWRGTGDSDKPDEPYSTAGFAEDVVAVLDDLGIERAAVYGTSMGGRVGQWLAARHPDRVHGLVLGCTSPGGRHSVERGPEIRQSLIQPDATAARQALLELMYTPQWLARTPGPFNTLGDPEMPAYAKRRHLVASNKHNAWEVLPEIRTPTLVVHGTEDRFNPVANAPLLAERIPHARMQLIPGARHAYFDEFREVASPLVLDFLDAT, encoded by the coding sequence GTGCCGCATGCCAAGGCCGCCGACGGCGTTCGCCTCGCGTATCAGACCGCAGGCGCCGGCACACCGCTGGTCTTGCTCGCCGGGCAGGCCAACAACCACCACTGGTGGGACGGGATCCGCACGGACTTCGAAACCCGGTATCGCACCGTCACCGTCGATTGGCGCGGCACCGGCGACAGCGACAAACCCGACGAGCCGTACAGCACAGCGGGTTTCGCCGAGGATGTGGTCGCGGTGCTCGACGATCTCGGGATCGAGCGAGCGGCGGTGTACGGCACATCGATGGGCGGGCGAGTCGGCCAGTGGCTGGCGGCCCGGCATCCGGATCGAGTGCACGGGCTGGTACTCGGCTGCACGTCACCGGGCGGCAGGCACAGCGTCGAACGCGGCCCCGAGATCAGGCAGTCACTCATCCAGCCCGACGCGACCGCGGCCCGGCAGGCGCTGCTGGAGTTGATGTACACACCACAGTGGCTGGCGCGTACGCCCGGACCGTTCAATACGCTCGGCGACCCGGAGATGCCCGCCTACGCCAAGCGCAGGCACCTGGTCGCGAGCAACAAGCACAACGCGTGGGAGGTGCTGCCGGAGATCCGCACGCCGACGCTGGTGGTGCACGGCACCGAGGACCGGTTCAATCCGGTGGCGAATGCGCCGCTGCTGGCCGAGCGGATCCCGCACGCGCGCATGCAGCTGATTCCGGGCGCTCGACACGCCTACTTCGATGAGTTCCGCGAGGTGGCGAGCCCGCTCGTCCTGGACTTTCTCGACGCGACCTGA
- a CDS encoding TetR/AcrR family transcriptional regulator — protein MTKPLRRDAARNREKLLREAADVFTEQGLDGSLEEIARRAGVSIGTLYNHFPHRDALIEALLPPRLAALDEFAVRAAAEPDAWTALTGFLEDLLGQMTTDRGLLEALTRDHPAADQLAAACHRGMSHLATLLARARRAGVLRADASDEDVTNLVWALSLLGEATGSPAWRRCLEFVFDGLRSSK, from the coding sequence ATGACCAAACCGCTGCGTCGTGACGCGGCCCGCAACCGCGAGAAGCTGCTGCGCGAGGCCGCCGATGTATTCACCGAGCAGGGCCTGGACGGTTCCCTGGAGGAGATCGCACGCCGCGCCGGGGTGAGCATCGGCACGCTCTACAACCACTTCCCGCACCGGGACGCGCTGATCGAAGCACTGCTTCCGCCGCGCTTGGCGGCGCTGGACGAGTTCGCCGTACGCGCCGCGGCCGAGCCGGACGCCTGGACGGCGCTCACCGGATTCCTCGAAGATCTGCTCGGCCAGATGACCACCGACCGCGGCCTGCTCGAAGCCCTCACTCGCGATCACCCCGCGGCAGACCAGCTGGCCGCGGCCTGCCACCGCGGGATGTCACACCTGGCCACATTGCTGGCACGGGCCCGGCGCGCGGGCGTGCTCCGCGCAGACGCGAGCGACGAAGACGTGACGAATCTGGTGTGGGCGCTGTCGCTGCTCGGCGAGGCCACCGGCTCCCCCGCCTGGCGGCGCTGCCTGGAATTCGTGTTCGACGGCCTGCGTTCGAGCAAGTAG
- a CDS encoding SDR family NAD(P)-dependent oxidoreductase: MSPSTAVIVGAGPGLGMSMAARFGREGFRVALISRSPARHEQYLKDLAAQGIVATAQAADITDPIQLKSALAAIGGEVELVYYGPATTQPAAPLADITEIDVATAQSGFELVWPALDLVREVLPGMLERGSGGLLFAGGLSSVLPMPMLGQLALASAALRNYAVTLHAGLADRGVYAGTLTIGGLIERGDIHAMVTAAPGHFGDAAGHTLDPDELADKAWDMYRARDRAEEVFDVFSG; the protein is encoded by the coding sequence ATGTCCCCATCAACGGCAGTGATCGTCGGCGCCGGACCCGGCCTCGGCATGTCGATGGCCGCGCGCTTCGGCCGCGAAGGTTTCCGGGTCGCGCTGATCTCGCGCAGCCCCGCTCGACACGAGCAGTATTTGAAAGATCTTGCCGCGCAGGGGATCGTTGCCACGGCCCAGGCCGCCGACATCACCGACCCCATCCAGCTGAAATCCGCGCTCGCCGCGATCGGCGGGGAGGTGGAACTGGTCTACTACGGGCCTGCGACGACCCAGCCTGCCGCCCCGCTCGCCGATATCACCGAAATAGACGTTGCGACAGCACAATCCGGCTTCGAACTGGTCTGGCCCGCGCTGGACCTGGTACGCGAGGTCCTGCCGGGCATGCTCGAACGCGGCTCCGGCGGACTGCTGTTCGCGGGCGGGCTCTCCAGCGTGCTGCCCATGCCGATGCTCGGCCAGCTGGCCTTGGCCTCGGCCGCGCTGCGCAACTACGCCGTCACGTTGCATGCCGGCCTCGCCGACCGCGGTGTCTACGCAGGCACCCTGACCATCGGCGGCCTGATCGAGCGCGGTGACATCCACGCCATGGTCACCGCGGCTCCCGGGCACTTCGGCGACGCGGCGGGCCACACCCTCGACCCCGACGAACTCGCCGACAAGGCCTGGGACATGTACCGCGCCCGGGACCGGGCCGAAGAGGTGTTCGACGTGTTCAGCGGATGA
- a CDS encoding putative glycoside hydrolase, with translation MTISSVRAEPTGLTVTGLPGGPIGATALSALTLRVDARDHDPHAMRLELDGEPVTGQVEGNSVVYRPERLGSGGHRFTAEIPAGGVFGFLRTGPGAAEIFTVDNEAPALEVSQPANVTSYRQPVTVRGKAQGAERVSIGDQTATPAADGTFEIPLPRAPIGAHVVAVDLAGNETTQPITTAMETAPIRAVHVTAHAWSHEGLREDVLNLARDGRIDTVQLDIKDEDGVVGYDSQVPLARESGAVEAIYDAPAALRQLHDMGLRVVGRIVAFRDSRMAEWAWHAGHPDWVIQNPGGGPYASKYGPIAFTNFASPEMRRYNIDLAVEAAKLGFDGIMYDYIRRPDGDLSQMVFPGSTESPSMSIAEFLRESRDPVRDAGADQSAAVFGIASTRPDQIAQDIPRMARHVDYIAPMLYPSHWNAGEYGVANPNSQPYDIVFRSLQDFRAQTQGTGAKIVPWLQDFSLGVNYGPHEVQAQIDASRDAGVHGFFLWSPTVRYHMAGAAPA, from the coding sequence GTGACCATCAGCTCGGTCCGGGCCGAACCCACCGGTTTGACGGTGACCGGGTTGCCCGGCGGTCCGATCGGCGCGACGGCGTTGTCCGCCTTGACATTGCGGGTGGACGCGCGCGATCACGATCCGCACGCCATGCGGCTGGAGCTGGACGGCGAGCCGGTCACCGGACAGGTCGAGGGCAATTCCGTGGTGTACAGACCGGAGAGACTAGGCAGTGGGGGGCACAGATTCACCGCCGAGATCCCGGCCGGGGGCGTCTTCGGTTTCTTGCGGACGGGCCCGGGGGCGGCCGAGATCTTCACCGTGGACAACGAAGCACCCGCGCTCGAGGTGAGCCAACCGGCGAACGTGACGTCCTACCGCCAGCCGGTCACGGTGCGCGGCAAAGCCCAAGGCGCAGAGCGGGTATCGATCGGTGATCAGACCGCGACCCCCGCGGCCGACGGAACCTTCGAGATCCCCCTCCCGCGCGCGCCGATCGGCGCCCACGTGGTCGCGGTCGATCTCGCGGGCAACGAAACCACCCAGCCGATCACCACGGCCATGGAGACGGCTCCGATCCGGGCGGTCCACGTCACCGCGCACGCGTGGTCGCACGAAGGGCTGCGCGAGGACGTGCTGAACCTGGCCCGCGACGGCCGGATCGACACGGTCCAGCTCGACATCAAGGACGAGGACGGCGTCGTCGGCTACGACTCCCAGGTGCCGCTCGCCCGCGAGTCCGGCGCCGTCGAGGCGATCTACGACGCACCCGCCGCGTTGCGGCAACTCCACGACATGGGCCTGCGCGTAGTCGGCCGCATCGTCGCCTTCCGCGACAGCCGGATGGCCGAATGGGCCTGGCACGCCGGGCATCCGGATTGGGTCATCCAGAATCCCGGCGGCGGCCCCTACGCGAGCAAATACGGGCCGATCGCGTTCACCAATTTCGCGAGCCCCGAAATGCGCCGATACAACATCGATCTCGCCGTCGAGGCGGCGAAGCTCGGTTTCGACGGCATCATGTACGACTACATCCGCCGCCCCGACGGCGACCTCTCGCAGATGGTGTTCCCCGGGTCCACCGAGTCGCCGAGCATGTCGATCGCCGAGTTCCTCCGCGAGAGCCGCGATCCCGTCCGCGACGCGGGCGCCGATCAGAGCGCCGCCGTCTTCGGCATCGCCTCGACCCGCCCTGACCAGATCGCGCAGGACATTCCGCGCATGGCCCGCCACGTCGACTACATCGCGCCGATGCTGTATCCGTCGCATTGGAACGCGGGTGAGTACGGCGTCGCGAACCCCAACTCTCAGCCTTACGACATCGTGTTCCGCTCACTCCAGGACTTCCGCGCCCAGACCCAGGGCACCGGCGCGAAAATCGTGCCCTGGCTCCAGGATTTCAGCCTCGGCGTGAATTACGGCCCGCACGAGGTGCAGGCGCAGATCGATGCGTCCCGCGATGCGGGCGTCCACGGCTTCTTCCTCTGGAGCCCGACGGTGCGATACCACATGGCGGGCGCGGCTCCCGCCTGA
- a CDS encoding polysaccharide deacetylase family protein: protein MAKSTTIGVRVMLSALLFAVCAGCTAAESAVGDERVSATTDAASAVAPAPDPVAVQANELGVVPILMYHQLSAAPASDYDQTPAKFRAELDRLYRENYRPVTASAYVSGAIDIPAGTHPVVLTFDDSTLSQVSFTDNGQPAPGTALGILEQFRAEHPDFAPTATFYVNNEPFASDERALSWLAAHGYEIGAHTAGHANLGQLDGAGVQRELAENVRAITAATPGPVRTMALPLGIYPADRALAVAGDWAGTHYAFDSVMLVGAEPAPSPFGSIDRTAVPRIRSGREPVAFDSTYWLDRLAEHPDQRYTSDGNPIKIIFPAGVSGELNARWSDRAQSY, encoded by the coding sequence ATGGCGAAGAGCACAACGATCGGTGTTCGAGTTATGTTGTCGGCATTGTTGTTCGCGGTCTGCGCGGGATGTACCGCGGCGGAATCCGCCGTCGGTGACGAGCGGGTGAGCGCGACGACGGACGCCGCGTCCGCGGTTGCACCCGCGCCCGATCCCGTTGCGGTGCAGGCGAACGAACTCGGCGTCGTGCCGATCCTGATGTATCACCAGCTGTCTGCGGCGCCGGCCAGCGACTACGACCAGACCCCGGCCAAGTTCCGGGCCGAGCTCGATCGGCTGTACCGGGAGAACTATCGGCCGGTGACCGCGTCGGCCTATGTCTCCGGTGCCATCGACATCCCCGCAGGCACCCATCCCGTGGTCCTCACCTTCGACGATTCGACCCTGAGTCAGGTCTCGTTCACCGACAACGGGCAGCCCGCGCCCGGCACCGCGCTCGGCATCCTCGAACAGTTCCGTGCCGAGCATCCCGACTTCGCCCCTACCGCAACCTTTTATGTCAACAACGAGCCCTTCGCGAGTGACGAGCGCGCACTGTCCTGGCTCGCGGCGCACGGCTACGAGATCGGCGCCCACACCGCCGGCCACGCGAACCTCGGTCAGCTCGACGGCGCCGGTGTGCAGCGTGAGCTGGCCGAGAACGTCCGCGCGATCACGGCCGCGACACCCGGTCCGGTGCGCACCATGGCGTTGCCGCTCGGGATCTATCCGGCCGACCGCGCCCTGGCCGTCGCCGGCGACTGGGCGGGTACCCACTACGCCTTCGACTCCGTCATGCTGGTCGGCGCCGAGCCCGCTCCGTCCCCGTTCGGTTCGATCGACCGCACCGCGGTGCCGCGAATCCGTTCGGGCAGAGAGCCGGTCGCCTTCGACTCGACGTATTGGCTCGACCGGCTTGCCGAGCACCCCGACCAGCGTTACACCTCGGACGGTAACCCGATCAAGATCATTTTTCCGGCAGGCGTGTCCGGCGAGTTGAACGCACGTTGGTCAGATCGGGCGCAGTCCTACTGA
- a CDS encoding family 2A encapsulin nanocompartment cargo protein cysteine desulfurase gives MTTHRPTGADVSRPADDGGAGWLLPDEATLNRLAGEFFSALPSGSAGMPAAPAGVSVAQPDLPTSPPNAPAPSPVPTATSMGAPGFSGAPHPGAHPPMAPASASGVTGTGREAPGTYVPGVSGVEVPSSPPAGGDVASVSTSETAQGVSSSAPPGGRTPEPSVPGAASAATPRSAGAAPPGGATPDPYVPTWGSDVPMADAAGRSSSPAVDPAAIHSDPFLTALPSLREVLSPQRFPEAPQQPSTAPSFYFLEPPAAAPVASGIAPNRFPAAHPPFDVHAVRNDFPILRERVNGHPLVWFDNAATTQKPRAVIERIAHFYEHENSNIHRAAHELAARSTDAYEQARDLVARFIGAASAEEIIFVRGATEGINLIAQTWGRKNLRAGDEIVISHLEHHANIVPWQLLAAETGAQLRVIPVDDDGELLLGEYTRLLSDRTKLVSVTHVSNALGTITPVREIVAEAQRAGAVTLVDGAQSVPHAAIDVRSIGADFFVFSGHKVFGPTGIGVVYGKSEVLQDVPPWQGGGNMISDVTLERSLFQPPPGRFEAGTGNIADAVGLGAAIEYVQRLGMDAIARYEHGLLEYATPRVAAVPGVRLVGTAAEKASVLSFVMAGYAPIEVGKALNEKGIAVRAGHHCAQPILRRLGLEATVRPSFAFYNTCAEIDRMVAALEELAVRTPRSR, from the coding sequence ATGACTACGCACCGACCTACCGGAGCTGACGTCTCGCGCCCAGCGGACGACGGTGGTGCCGGGTGGCTGCTGCCGGACGAGGCGACGCTGAATCGTCTTGCCGGCGAATTCTTCTCGGCGCTGCCGTCGGGGTCGGCGGGCATGCCCGCCGCACCGGCGGGCGTGAGCGTGGCACAGCCGGATTTGCCGACGTCGCCGCCGAATGCGCCCGCGCCGTCACCGGTGCCGACGGCGACTTCTATGGGCGCACCTGGGTTTTCGGGTGCCCCACACCCGGGCGCGCATCCGCCGATGGCGCCGGCGAGTGCGTCGGGCGTGACCGGCACCGGACGTGAGGCGCCGGGTACCTATGTCCCCGGCGTGTCCGGCGTCGAAGTGCCGTCGAGCCCTCCCGCCGGTGGAGATGTCGCGTCCGTTTCGACATCGGAGACGGCGCAGGGGGTTTCGAGTAGCGCACCGCCGGGCGGTCGCACTCCGGAACCCTCCGTACCGGGCGCGGCGTCCGCGGCGACACCGAGATCGGCCGGCGCCGCACCGCCCGGTGGCGCCACCCCCGACCCGTATGTGCCGACCTGGGGCAGCGACGTCCCGATGGCGGACGCCGCCGGGCGGTCATCGAGTCCGGCCGTGGACCCCGCGGCCATCCACAGCGATCCGTTTCTCACCGCGCTGCCCTCGCTACGGGAAGTGCTGTCTCCACAGCGTTTTCCCGAGGCCCCGCAGCAACCGTCGACGGCGCCGAGCTTCTATTTCCTGGAGCCCCCTGCGGCGGCGCCGGTCGCGAGCGGTATCGCGCCGAACCGTTTCCCCGCCGCGCACCCTCCGTTCGACGTGCACGCGGTGCGCAACGATTTCCCGATCCTGCGGGAGCGGGTGAACGGCCATCCGCTGGTCTGGTTCGACAACGCCGCGACCACGCAGAAGCCGCGGGCGGTGATCGAGCGCATCGCGCACTTCTACGAACACGAGAACTCCAATATCCACCGCGCCGCACACGAATTGGCGGCGCGCTCTACCGACGCCTACGAGCAGGCCCGCGATCTCGTGGCTCGGTTCATCGGCGCGGCTTCGGCCGAGGAGATCATCTTCGTCCGCGGCGCGACCGAGGGCATCAACCTGATCGCACAGACCTGGGGCCGCAAGAATCTGCGGGCGGGCGACGAGATCGTCATCTCCCATCTCGAACACCACGCGAATATCGTGCCCTGGCAGCTGCTGGCGGCCGAGACCGGCGCTCAGCTGCGGGTCATCCCCGTCGACGACGACGGTGAGCTGCTGCTCGGCGAGTACACCCGGCTGCTCTCCGATCGCACCAAACTCGTTTCGGTGACCCACGTCTCGAACGCGCTCGGCACCATCACGCCGGTGCGCGAGATCGTCGCCGAGGCGCAGCGCGCGGGTGCGGTCACGCTCGTCGACGGCGCGCAATCGGTGCCGCACGCCGCCATCGATGTGCGCTCGATCGGCGCGGATTTCTTCGTGTTCTCCGGCCACAAGGTGTTCGGGCCCACCGGAATCGGCGTGGTCTACGGGAAATCCGAGGTACTGCAGGACGTGCCGCCGTGGCAGGGCGGGGGCAACATGATCAGCGATGTGACCCTGGAACGTTCGCTGTTCCAGCCGCCCCCGGGGCGATTCGAGGCGGGTACCGGGAACATCGCCGACGCGGTCGGTCTCGGTGCCGCGATCGAGTACGTCCAGCGCCTCGGCATGGACGCCATCGCTCGCTACGAGCACGGCCTGCTCGAGTACGCGACGCCGCGGGTCGCGGCGGTGCCGGGTGTCCGGCTGGTGGGCACCGCCGCGGAGAAGGCGAGCGTGCTCTCCTTCGTCATGGCCGGCTATGCGCCGATCGAGGTCGGTAAAGCCTTGAACGAGAAGGGCATCGCGGTCCGGGCGGGGCACCACTGCGCTCAGCCCATCCTGCGACGGCTCGGCCTGGAGGCGACGGTGCGTCCGTCGTTCGCCTTCTACAACACCTGTGCGGAGATCGACCGAATGGTCGCCGCGCTCGAAGAATTGGCAGTGCGCACACCCCGCTCACGCTGA